The Dehalobacter sp. DCM sequence GACCCGGAAAGTAAATGTTGACTGATGAAGACGACAGGTCATCTGGTATTCTACATTTCTGAAAATGAAGATTTCGAACTCTGGCGGGCCCTATCCCAGATTCCGTCCGAGGAGAGGTCCGCTTTTGTCAAGGAAGCATTGCGCTCGGCTATCCTCCAGCCCAACGACGCCCAAACTGATATGCGAACGAGCATTCATCGTCAGCCGGTCAATGGGAATAGACCGAACACTCTTTTACGGTTCGACCGCAGTGCCGGAAGCAGGGATGGTGGAAGCAGCGGAAGCCAGTATACGCCGGTCAGTGATTTGGCCATGGATGAACTTGGCTATGACGCGATTACGGAAGCCGACGATAAAGTACTTCTGAACATCCATCGGCCGATCGAAGACGACCTGGAGGACACCCGCATCGAGGAACTGATCCATGTCAGTGAATCACGATCCAAAAACACGCTTCCCGGACTGGATTTTCTGCTGACCAATGTGATTGGGGAAGAGGACGATGAAAATGTCATCGAATTCTTCCGAAAGAACCAAACGGCGGCCGGAGAAGAGGAATAACATAACATAACTTAACTTAACTTAATTAGGATAGTAATGAGTGAAAGACGCCATTGGCGTCTTTTCTATATTATGGGCTTTGGCCTGTTGAGTACACGAAGTGTACGAAACAATAAACCACCCGCTATGCGGGTGGGGACCAAAAAGTTATACAAAAAAATCACCAATGAGTTAAAGTAGAGTTGTTCAAGCTACTAAATTAACTAGAAAGGTGATTTTAATGGCCAACAAGGAATACAGTTTAGCCCATACGAAGTGGATGTGTAAATATCACATCGTGTTCACACCTAAGTATAGAAGAAAAATAATCAATAACTCAACTTTCCGTGCGACCGGGCAAGGTCGTGTGATTTAGCGGGTGAAAATCCCGTCCGATAAGGACTAGCCAATCCAATCGGTAGCGAGTCATGAACATAAAAAGGTAACTTAATATGTTAAGCGTTGACAGTCAGGCAGTAGGCCTGAAAGCGATTGAGCCTCGAAATGAGTAGAAGTGAGAAGGCTGACGGCGTCGAAACGGCCGGAAAGCAATATGGTTATATCCGAATTGGCGAGGATATAACTACTTCTCCGGGGTCGAAGAGCCAGGCATGCTGTACAATGATCACACCGCAACCCGGGAGACCCTGCCAACTCTTCTTTAAGGAAGTATGGCAAACAACTTTAACAAAGAAGAATGCCAAACGGTTGGCAGGGAGTCGGATGGCTGAATAGTACCGATGAAGCCGGGTAACGCCGACGGAGGGAAGGCAGCCACATACAACCGCTCTTACTAAAGACACATTATCTACGCACAGGAGTAGGGAAATGATGGAAACAAAATTAGTAAGAATAGCAGAGATAGCGAGGGCTAATCCAGAAACAAAGTTCACATCCTTGTATCATTATATGAACAAGGAGCTTTTGCAGGAGTGTCACAGAGAACTACAAGGAAACAAAGCTATCGGTATTGACGGTGTGACGAAAAAGGAATATGAAGAGAATCTGGAGCAGAAACTTGATGACCTTGTTGAAAGACTCAAGAAAAAGAGTTATCGACCGTTACCAGCCAAGAGGGTCTATATCCCGAAAGGAGACGGCAAGGAAAAGAGACCGCTAGGGATTGCCTGCTATGAAGATAAAATTGTCCAACAGGGGCTTAATAAAATATTGCAGGCAGTGTTTGAACCAATATTCCTGGAGTGTTCGTTTGGTTTCCGGCCTCAGCTCGGATGTCATGATGCCTTGAAGAAGCTTAACAGCGTTATAGAAAAAGGCAAGATTAGCTATATCGTGGATGCAGATATAAAAGGATTCTTTAACAATGTATCGCACGAATGGCTGATAAAATTTATGGAACACACCATAGCAGATACGAACATGATCAGGCTAATTAAAAGGTGTCTAAAGGCAGGAATAGTGGAGGGCGGAAACTGGGAAGAAACTGAAGCCGGCACACCGCAGGGGTCTATCATATCCCCAGTTCTTGGAAACCTATACCTGCATTACACACTTGATCTGTGGTTTACCAAGGTGGTCACCAAGAAAAGCAGAGGACAAGCCTCCATGGTAAGATACGCGGACGATAGCGTATTCTGTTTTCAATACAAAGATGATGCAGAAAGGTTCTACGTAGAGTTGAAATCAAGGCTAGCAAAGTTTGGTTTAGAAATAGCGGAGAATAAAACAAAGATAATTGAATTTGGAAGATTTGCCGAAGAAAATCGAGCCAGAAGGGGTATGGGCAAAACGGAAACATTTGATTTCCTTGGATTTACACACTACTGTGGCAAAAGCAGACAAGGTAAATTTCGCGTAAAACGCAAAACAAGCAGGAAGAAATATAGAGCAAAGGTGAAAGAGTTCACTCAATGGATGAAAACGAATAGACATAGCAGCATACACGAAATCTTCAAACAGGTAAAAGCGAAACTTGAGGGGCACTACAGATATTATGGAATTACGGACAACAGCAGGATGCTGGGTAAGTATCGCTATGAGGTAACGAAGACGATTTTCAAATGGATGAACAGAAGAAGTCAGAAGCGGAGCTTTGATTATGACAGATTCAATAAATATTTGAAAGTAAATCCGTTACCGATACCTAAAATCTATGTGAATATTTATGGATAAGCCAGCGCTAAGAAAGAAAGGAAGTATGAGGAGCCGTATGCCTTAATTGGGCTCGTACGGATCTGTGAGGGGCAGGCGCTGCGAAGCGACCTGTCTACTCGACCACCATTAAATAATGGTTAAAGGCATGATTCTTCTGACGCATCAGGCTGCAAACAACAATCGTTCTTTGAAAGACCGTGGAATAGTGCTAAGAAAAGAATCCATAATCGTATTAGCTAATTCCTGGCTTATTACTGGAAAATTGTTTAGAACACGCCTGAGAGTATCGATTAACAATACTAATGCTTGAGAAAGTTTGAGATCTTCCATTTCATCACTGTAATAGTAAAATAATTCTCCAATGGTCCTATCATCCTGAGTATTCCTGCTTTCAACTGCCAACATGATGTAGCGCAGAAATACGATGGATGTTGCGGCTACCTGAGCATCATAGCTTCGTCCTTGGTATTCTTTAGCCAGAGCCAAGTAGGTCTTGCATACTTTAAAGAATACCTCGATGTCCCAGCGTTTACCGTAAATACGGACAATCTCTTCTTCAGATAGCTCTAAATCCGTACTCAGGAGAGCCAGCCAATTTTTCGATCGTCTGTCTTGAACAAAAACAATTTTCACATCGGTTAAGTCTTGAATATTTTTTGCCTCACGTATTTGAACTGTTATTGAACCGATGATCCCCGTTTTAGCATCAGCAATATCACCTGCCAATTTACGAAGTTCCTGAAGGGGTTGCCATTTGCCGTTATGGTGGTAATGAATCTTCTCTGTAATCTTCAACATGCAGATAACATCACGTTTTTCTTGCTTGACTCTTAAGATTGTCTTAGGATGGGCAAACCAGCTGTCAAAAAGAACGTACTTAGCTGAAATATGAGCAGCTGAATGGAGAAGATTGATCAGAGCATCGGTTGTACTTCTCATCGCCTCGGTTCTTCTTTTGTAAGCGATTGTTCGCTTATCCAAAGGCTTAGCCGGATTCAAGATCTTCTCCGGTTTCTGGGAACTTAAGAGTGAAAAACCAATAGGCAGGAATGTATTTCCATCGGACCAGCCCAAAGTCAACATTCGGAAGCCTTTCACAAATTTATGGGTTGTGTGGTCAAAGACCCGGGTCATCAGTTCAACTTTCTTACTTCGACTTCTGCTGTAAAGAGAATCATCAACAATGAGTACCGATTTCCGATCATCACTAGTCAAACTGTTAACAAAATCAATAACCTTGGATGCCATTAACAATAGAAGCTTTGACCAATTATAATGACCGGCGTTTAAGAAGCGATAGGCTGTATTTTTACGGAAAGATAATTCTTCGGGTTTCATTTCAAGTGTTCTAAAGAGATTCTTTCCGGTAAAAACAAGGGTAAAAAGTTCTTTTAAGATAGTGACACACGGGATTCCTGATTCTTTATAAAAATTACAACGCTTGAGGAGTTTGGAAAATGAATTCTGGATAAAATATTGATCGATTCTTGAGGAAACAGCATTTTCGTTACTTGTTAAATCTGGTATAATACTGGTCATAGGAAACCTCCAAAGTACTGGTATTACTGGGTTTGTGGTTATTCTCATTATACCAGATTTGGCGGTTTTCTTGTTTTATTTAACCATATTTTCAAGGATTTTGAAGGTTTAACCTACCCCCGAAGGGGGTGGGAAAGTTGAGTCAATAATCAATACCGCGAAAGTATAGCAGAAATATTAAAACAGTTATGCGGGTATAAGGGAGTGGAAGTTATTGAGGGGCACCTGATGTTGGATCACGTCCATATGTTAGTAAGTATTCCGCCCAAGATCAGCGTATCGAGTTTTATGGGATATCTGAAAGGGAAAAGCGCATTAATGATATTTGACAAGCATACAAACTTGAAGTATAAGTTTGGGAATCGTCATTTTTGGGCGGAAGGTTATTATGTGAGTACAGTTGGGCTTAATGAAGCAACAATAAAGAAATATATCGAGGAACAAGAGAAACACGACATAGCACTGGATAAGCTGAGTTTATAAGAGTATGAAGACCCCTTCAAGGGGTAGCAAGTAGTACAAACGCCCCTTTAGGGGCGGCAAAATTGGCAACGGCATAGTGGCTTGAACGAAAGTGAAAGCCAGCGTCTTTAGGCGCTGGCCGGTAACTAAGGCTTATAGCCGTAGAGCAAACTACCCGTTTGACGGGTAGTGATGATTTCAACATCGTGACAGGCCATAAATTCTTCCCGCTCCTCCACCGGTATCCCCAGGAGGATGACCGCCCGGGAGAAACTAAGATAGGAATCCGGATTCGATAATAGAAGAGGATGTTCCCACGGTTACGGGAGCAAAATTGCATGAAGAAAGTGTCAGGGATGTTTTGAAAAATGAAAAATACAAAGGCGATGTTATGCTCCAAAAAACATTTATAGAGAACCACTTAAGTTGATTAAGGAAATAATTATTTATGACACAAAATTGGTAGTGAGCCTGCTCAGAAGCGGCTGAAATAGAGTGTGAAATATTAAAGTAATTAAATCATCATATACTTTCCAATTGTTGTAAGAATGTAGTTTTGACATTGAAACCTTAATTGAATATAGTATTTGTTGAACTTTCGTTGAAAAAAATATACTATACTTAGGTTAAATTTAAACTTGGAGATGATATCTATATGTTCAATATATTAGTGGTTGAGGATGATCAGTCGTTAAGAACACTATTTTGCACTGTATTATCGAAGAATGGTTTTTCATATTTTGAAGCAGAAGATGGAATGGAAGCATGGGATATTCTTGAAAAGCAGTATATTGACCTTATGATTTGTGATATTATGATGCCGAATGTCGATGGCTATGAATTGGTCAAGAGCGTGCGGGAGAATGGATATAATATGCCGGTGTTGATGATAACGGCCAAAGATACTTTTGAAGATATGCAAATGGGATTTCGTTTAGGCACTGATGATTATATGGTAAAGCCAGTTAATGTGAATGAAATGATATTGAGAGTCAACGCTCTTCTGAGAAGAGCACAAATCGTCAATGCAAAGAAAATACTATTTGGTTCTATAGAACTTTACTATGATGATTTGACAATTTTTCTGAACGGAGAAAGTTTGATTATTCCACAGAAAGAGTTTTATATACTTTATAAGCTTCTCTCAAATCCAAATAAGGTTTTTACAAAGCAGCAGCTTATGGATGAAATATGGGGCATGGATACAGAGAGCGACCCGCATACGTTGGATGTTCATATCAGCAGGATCAGGGAACGGTTTAAGGAAAGGTCTTCTTTCGAGATTATAACCATCAGGGGACTAGGATATAAAGCGGTGAAGTCAAATGCGTAAGATAAAAGATAGGCTGACAATTTCTCATATATTTGCACTGATTATGGCGGTTATAATGACAGTATCCATGGTACTCACATATACAATAATTTATATCTTATTGCGGTTAAGCGTTAGCCCAATAACAGGAGCATTAACATCTTCTTCGTTTATCGCCATTTTGAGCATTGTGGTAGGAACAGTAATTTCTACGTATGTTTCAAAGAAAATGCTTCGTCCTATTTTAAAAATTAATGATGCTGCCAAAAAAGTGGCTATGGGGGACTTTTCCGTTCGGCTGGAAGAAAAAAGTATAGCAAAAGAAATTAAGGAAATAGCAGAAAGCTTCAATGTGATGGTACGGGAACTGTCCAATACTGAGACGTTAAGGAATGATTTTGTCAGTAATGTTTCGCATGAATTCAAAACGCCGCTCTCTGCAATTGATGGATATGCAACATTATTACAGGATGACACGCTCTCAAGGAAAGAGGAAGATAAATATATCGGATATATTTTAGAAAACACAGGGCGATTGTCCAAACTCACGCAAAACATTCTCTCACTTTCACGTCTTGAAAATCAGGAGATTGTTCTCCAGCAGGAACGATTTTCACTGGATGAACAGATACGACGCGTTTTACTAAGCTATGAAAACAAATGGGAGGAAAAGAATCTAATCATAGATTTAAATCTTGAAAGTATCATGTTTTATGGCAACCAGTCCCTCCTAGCGCAGGTTTGGAGTAATCTGATTGAAAATGCTATCAAGTTTTCTAATAAGGGTGGAATGTTATCTCTAGACTGTTTATTAAAAGGAGCAAATGTTGTTGTAAACGTTAGGGATAACGGTATTGGCATGGGAGATGAGGTGAAAAAGCACGCCTTTGATAAATTCTATCAAGGAGAGCGTTCACATAATGTAAAGGGAAATGGCCTTGGACTTGCATTAGTAAAACATATTGTAACGTTATATGGGGGTACTGTGTCTCTGGAAAGTAAAAATGGGGTCGGAACGGAAGTTACAGTAACATTAAAAGCTGAAGAATTACAATAGATCAAATTCCTAATTTATTTGCATAAGCTCTTTTTAATAGTGGAGAGCTTTTTTTAATGTTTTGCAAAGTTGAAGTTTAGTTGAGGAGTATTTGAGGTTGATTTGAATTTTGCTTGATAGACTATAAATATAAGAGCGAATTGGAAGGTTCTTTTCCCTTTGAAGCTTGCTATGGACGATTTTCGAAAGCTGATACAATTTCCTGGCTGAAAACCAAACAGCGCAGGGGAAATTAACTTTTTTTCACGAAAGGCAATGGCCATGAAAATACTTCTAGTCTATCCTGCGTCCCCAAACTCATTCTGGAGTTTCAATTATGCCCTGCAGTTTATTTCGAAGAAGTCCTGTTTTCCGCCTCTCGGGCTTCTTACTATTGCCGCCATGCTTCCAGGCTCATGGGAGAAGAAGTTAATCGACATGAGTATAACGCCCCTGACGGATAATGACGTCCAATGGGCGGATTTCGTATTTATAAGCGCGATGGTTATACAAAAGGATTCAGCCAGAGAGATCATCGATAGATGTAAGGTTCTAGGTGTTAAAACGGTAGCCGGCGGCCCGTTGTTTACCTGTGAGTATTCGGATTACGATAATGTTGATCACTTGCTTCTGGGTGAAGGAGAATTGACAATTCCTGATTTTATAGATGATTTTAAAAAGGGCAGTTTAAAGCATACTTATCGCTCAGAGAGATGGGCGGATTTATCACAAACACCAGTTCCAGCCTGGGAGCTTATCGATTTGCGAAAATACGCGACTCTTAATATCCAGTATTCCCGTGGATGTCCTTTCAACTGTGAATTTTGCAATGTGACTACTCTTTTTGGTCATACGCCCAGAACAAAATCAATAGAACAGCTTCTAAAGGAATTAGATACCATCTATGACAGAGGATGGAGAGGCAGTATTTTTTTCGTAGATGATAATTTTATCGGAAATCGTAGAAAGCTTAAGGAATACATACTGCCGGCTCTGATCCAATGGATGGAAATAAAGAAATATCCGTTTACTTTTCTTACCGAGGTATCAATCAATCTTGCCGATGATGAAAAATTAATGGAGCTAATGGCAAAAGCCGCGTTTAAGTCTGTCTTTGTCGGCATTGA is a genomic window containing:
- the ltrA gene encoding group II intron reverse transcriptase/maturase, translating into METKLVRIAEIARANPETKFTSLYHYMNKELLQECHRELQGNKAIGIDGVTKKEYEENLEQKLDDLVERLKKKSYRPLPAKRVYIPKGDGKEKRPLGIACYEDKIVQQGLNKILQAVFEPIFLECSFGFRPQLGCHDALKKLNSVIEKGKISYIVDADIKGFFNNVSHEWLIKFMEHTIADTNMIRLIKRCLKAGIVEGGNWEETEAGTPQGSIISPVLGNLYLHYTLDLWFTKVVTKKSRGQASMVRYADDSVFCFQYKDDAERFYVELKSRLAKFGLEIAENKTKIIEFGRFAEENRARRGMGKTETFDFLGFTHYCGKSRQGKFRVKRKTSRKKYRAKVKEFTQWMKTNRHSSIHEIFKQVKAKLEGHYRYYGITDNSRMLGKYRYEVTKTIFKWMNRRSQKRSFDYDRFNKYLKVNPLPIPKIYVNIYG
- a CDS encoding IS4 family transposase, which translates into the protein MTSIIPDLTSNENAVSSRIDQYFIQNSFSKLLKRCNFYKESGIPCVTILKELFTLVFTGKNLFRTLEMKPEELSFRKNTAYRFLNAGHYNWSKLLLLMASKVIDFVNSLTSDDRKSVLIVDDSLYSRSRSKKVELMTRVFDHTTHKFVKGFRMLTLGWSDGNTFLPIGFSLLSSQKPEKILNPAKPLDKRTIAYKRRTEAMRSTTDALINLLHSAAHISAKYVLFDSWFAHPKTILRVKQEKRDVICMLKITEKIHYHHNGKWQPLQELRKLAGDIADAKTGIIGSITVQIREAKNIQDLTDVKIVFVQDRRSKNWLALLSTDLELSEEEIVRIYGKRWDIEVFFKVCKTYLALAKEYQGRSYDAQVAATSIVFLRYIMLAVESRNTQDDRTIGELFYYYSDEMEDLKLSQALVLLIDTLRRVLNNFPVISQELANTIMDSFLSTIPRSFKERLLFAA
- a CDS encoding response regulator transcription factor, which produces MFNILVVEDDQSLRTLFCTVLSKNGFSYFEAEDGMEAWDILEKQYIDLMICDIMMPNVDGYELVKSVRENGYNMPVLMITAKDTFEDMQMGFRLGTDDYMVKPVNVNEMILRVNALLRRAQIVNAKKILFGSIELYYDDLTIFLNGESLIIPQKEFYILYKLLSNPNKVFTKQQLMDEIWGMDTESDPHTLDVHISRIRERFKERSSFEIITIRGLGYKAVKSNA
- a CDS encoding HAMP domain-containing sensor histidine kinase produces the protein MRKIKDRLTISHIFALIMAVIMTVSMVLTYTIIYILLRLSVSPITGALTSSSFIAILSIVVGTVISTYVSKKMLRPILKINDAAKKVAMGDFSVRLEEKSIAKEIKEIAESFNVMVRELSNTETLRNDFVSNVSHEFKTPLSAIDGYATLLQDDTLSRKEEDKYIGYILENTGRLSKLTQNILSLSRLENQEIVLQQERFSLDEQIRRVLLSYENKWEEKNLIIDLNLESIMFYGNQSLLAQVWSNLIENAIKFSNKGGMLSLDCLLKGANVVVNVRDNGIGMGDEVKKHAFDKFYQGERSHNVKGNGLGLALVKHIVTLYGGTVSLESKNGVGTEVTVTLKAEELQ
- a CDS encoding B12-binding domain-containing radical SAM protein translates to MKILLVYPASPNSFWSFNYALQFISKKSCFPPLGLLTIAAMLPGSWEKKLIDMSITPLTDNDVQWADFVFISAMVIQKDSAREIIDRCKVLGVKTVAGGPLFTCEYSDYDNVDHLLLGEGELTIPDFIDDFKKGSLKHTYRSERWADLSQTPVPAWELIDLRKYATLNIQYSRGCPFNCEFCNVTTLFGHTPRTKSIEQLLKELDTIYDRGWRGSIFFVDDNFIGNRRKLKEYILPALIQWMEIKKYPFTFLTEVSINLADDEKLMELMAKAAFKSVFVGIETVCEDSLAECNKLQNKNRNMVDSVKKMQRFGLQVQGGFIVGFDSDKSTIFDRMINFIQESGVVTAMVGLLNAPKGTMLYDRLEREGRISSDFKGDNTNYSTNFNPKMNSVVLMNGYKHIINTIYSPKQYYERIMNFLKEYRPVKLGKPHFGIYECLAFFKANYFLGIKGKERKYYWKLFIWSVIKRPDVFPLAITLSIYGYHFRKIFDV